TTCCCTGGCCTTAGAGGAAAGTAGATGGGGAGTTGATGGTCTGGCAAGGCGGAGAAAAATGATCCTGAATGGGGGTGTGGAGATTTATAAATGGGGTCTCACTGAGGGGGTTGCAGGATGGGAGTCTTCACTCCAAAGGTCCTGCTTCCAGTATGGCTCCTCCTTAAGGGACAATGGGTTCTTTATTTGGGtaaaaaacttttttaattgtaaaaataacACATCATCACTGAAAAATTTTCAACTagtatagaaaataattttagcaaATATAAAATGTGAAAGACTCCTGTGACGCTACCCCCTGGAAATAGCCATTATTACAGAACTATGTGTACTATTCTagattttttgtatgtttatacTCACATATTGCTGTTTATCATTACAAAGATAGAATCATGCTCTACATACtgttttgcaaattattttttcccatttaacgtaacctggacatttttcacacacacaaatactgcCTTCTTTTTTAATGGCTACGAATGAGTCCACTGAACCAGTACCATAATGTATTTAACTAATCCTGTATGAATGAACATTTATATTGTTTCTAATGCTTAATGGTACAAAACATGTGGCAATAAACACTCTCATATAGATTAAAGATATCTCTGCAGATttgtagaagtgtttttttttttttaaatcagttttggaAGTGAAATTTTTGGGTTTAAGGATATGACTATTACATGGTAATTTTCCACTAGAATGTATAAAAATACCTGTTCCCCACACCATCTCTAATACTGGGTATTGTCAATCTTTTTAATCTTTACCATAAATCTATGAGTGAAAAATGTtactttgttgttttaatttgctttttattattaaattgtcTTTTCCTTAGTAATTTACGTGAGCCTTTTTGATCCTCTGTCATGTGTTGCAAGTATCTTTTCTAAATCTGTGATTTGTCATTGTGTTCAGAGATGAGATATTCTAACTAAAAAGGGATTTGCTCAGTATTTGGGGGGATATAAAATTTGTCTTAGAGATCCTTACTCAGAGAAGTAGAGGGGATCTTATTTAGTGCTGACCTGTGAGGTATATACTGCCTGGGCACAGAGTTACAATGAAACCAACCTCCCAAAGCAAAGCATTGAAAGGAACCTGACACTCCTATAATAGTGAAGCATTTGGAAGGTATTGTCTAATATTCCACGCTGCTACCCACCTCTAGCCCTACAGAGCAACAGACAGGCAAATCTTGATCCAAAATATAAGGCAGCTTGAAACTTCAGAGGGGGAGTAATGGGATACCCCACCAGATCCAATCTGATTGTGAGCCTAGGTTATGTACGTTTTCTCATTAATCAAGTTACAGATACCAACTCATCTCATAAGGAATGGAAATAGTCTCTGAATAACACTCACCAAAAAAGAGTCGAATGACTTCAATTCCAAGATAAAGGAGAAGCATCACCACATCCAGTACTAGGTTGGCTGTTGGATATGGTAACAGGAGACCTGCCAATATGAGAGACACGGTTTGCAAACAACACATAAGAGCATCCACAAGGACTCCCACACACTTGGGAAGAAAGAGAACATGAGTGTTATCAGCTTTCCATGAACTAGTTAATGATATGTGGACATTATTACAGCTGTCGGATAAGTTAACTCATATTGTGACTAAGTCTGTTAGAGAAAGACTCATTAATGAGGctttatttctaatttcaaaaATCTGTGGATACATCCAAATGATCGGATATGCATAGGTACACAGGCCAGTGAATAGTTTCTGAGGGTCACCAATGGCCTTGAACTGAACAAAGAAGAGTGACAGAAGAGAGTCACAATGGAGAAGATTTTGTTTCCCAAACTCAAGAAATTCTTGTTGAGGGGCTTCCTACTTATTCTCAAGGAAGCCATCTGATGAAAAGACTTCTCCCTTGCAGTGAAGAGAAGCTACAAGggacagaaaagaatgaaaactaaGAAGGTTCTTGGTGGAAATATGCTCTGGGGTGAAGTGGGGAAGGGATATTGGAGCAGGGGTAAGCCCCAAGCCTTACCTTTATACAGAAATATGAAGAGTTCCAGCAGGAAATAGGTAGCATAATACCACCCATTCAGAAAGAACAGGATTTCTAGGGGCGTGGAGGACAACCGTTTACCTGAAAAGATGAGCACAGAGAAGAGGGATGGGCGGGGTGTCAGCTCATTGCATGGTTCATTGCATGGTTCATTGCATGGTTCACTGCATGGTTCATTGCATGGTTCGGTGTCTAACTTGCAGAAAACGCGAGGTCGCTGCTGGAGGGAAGGGCCATTTGGGGCACTTCTGACTGCTGATAGTGAGATGGCGGAGGAGTGGGTTGTGAGGGGTCTTCCTTCACTCCCCTTTTCTCCTCTGAATCACCGCCAAACTCGACTTTGTCTTTTGGCTTCGGGGGTGAAAGTCAAGAAGAAACTCAGAGGATATCACACCTGACAGGCGCCTCTAAAATCTAATCCCGTCCCTGTTTGAGAGAGGACATTAAGGCGCACCTTCCAGCAATGGCCTGTTTAAGGTCACGCAACGAATTCGTAACCGAGCCGGCCCAGAACAAATCCAACCAAGGATTTGGGGGGTATTTGAGACCCGCACCTTCAGGCACTCAAGGTGGGTGGGGCTACAAACCCCCGTTTTGGACGTGTGAGGAGCGATGCACTCAACATTTGAGAGAGGAGTGTTCAGGTCGAgctctgggagagaagggaggtggGGAGTACCGAAGGGACAGGGGGCCAGCGACTCACACACCTCCAGAACCTCACCTCGCGGCGCCATCTTAAGTCCCCATGGAAACTGCGTACGCGGCAAAAGCCGCTCCCGGAGCAGCGAGGCCCACGGAAAACGGGGGATGGAGCGGCCCGCGTTGGCCCCTCTGCCCGCTCGCCGTACTCTATGGTTGCCCGGGGCGGGGGCCGTCTGGGTGCCGTCTGCGCGTGCGCCAAAGGGGACCGTGGATGCAGTTGTTCCTACGAGTTCAGCTCGCGGAGCGCGGGGAGCTCCGGCCTCTCGTGAAGCTGTCGCTCTGCGTTGCAGGACATTGGGCAGCAGTAGCAAGTTGTGACAGTGAGGCCAGAAAACTGGCAAATAGATCCCAGCCCCACGGCTCTCTTTTTTAACAACCTCCAGAGAGCAGAGGTGTGCGCGATGGTGCTCAGCAAACGCCGGGTGGGGTTTAGCCTTGGTGTTTTGTGCGGCAAATTTACCCGCCAGTTAGGCAGAAAACACCGAAATGAATCGCGAATAGAGCCTTTCGGGTTTTGAAGCCTGGTTACGATCTGGGGCAGTAGAGGCTACTGCTGGTGATTGTAGGCAGGGGAACGGAAAGAGAAAGAGCTTTGAGTGGACTCAGGCTGACTTGGCTGTGAATCCGTTATCAGTGAGGGTCCCTCAGGAAACACATGGCACACTCAGAAGTTGAAGAGAGCAATCAACTTTCAAGGGAAAGCACTGTACCCCTGGCTAGTGGAGGGGGGCGGGTGGTCCTTGGGTGAAGAGAGACTGTAATTGTTACTTCTAGGCTTAAAGGGAAAGGGGCACAAGCCATCTCTGGAAGCTGGAGAGCGTACTGTGTATGGAGACTAACTGCCAGTAAAGCTGTGACAGTCTGGAAGGTGGCAGTGGCACTGGTGAATACTTGTACTCCTCCCGTCCCGTCTGATTTCTGTTGgtacccaccaccccacccccattggCTGAACTTAACTGCAGGCTGGAGGGCAAAGGAGCGCTTCGATGAAGTTCTTAAGTGAAGGGCACAGAGCAAGTTGGAGCAGGGTGGATCCAGCACACCTATCTCCACTGCCAGCTTCGTGTGAGACATGCGGTAACTTCCTGCTCTAAGCCTCAGATGTGCGTCTCTAAAAGGAAGGTGGTAATGATATCTATAGCTTAAGGGGAGATTATATGAGCAAAAGTAAAGAAAgtccttggcacatagtaggtccttaatgtttattccttttcttttagtTCTCAGGACTCTGGTAGGTCACTTTTTTCTGTAACTATCAGTTGTTCAACCCAGTTACCTCTGGTTATGTTATATTTACATGTAGCTAATACCTctagtttttatagttttagtaaatatttttaaagttttttggttttttttttgttgttgttgttttttaatttaaggtaTTGTGGCAAGAGTAGGACTCTCCAGGGATCAGTACCCCCactaaaacaactattgaactatcaggaattgtctgaattttgaactattttgaaactctggagttgTGCATCCACAGAAGatctggaggaagaggctggtaaattttTGGACAGGTGATTGTGGGGTATGCAGCCCTCATTCCTAGTGAGGCCTTGCTGATAACCAGGATGGACAAGAAAGACcttgtccttcaaaaatcagaGATGTGTAGTCTTATTGCTAATCCCTGCTTTTGATCACTGTGGGGAAGGGGTGTGGAGGTATCTGGCACAGAAGATGGCCATTGCTTCAGCCCCCACAGAAGCTGCTTCCCTGCCCAGAAGGTGACTTAAGGAGATAATACCTTtattccccttttccctttttgggaataaaaatagtttggaaaagtcccAAATGGATAGTTCTGTCATGGATtcgtctctttacacctcaaacctgtgatcttGGTTGGAAAAGGCCTGAACCTTATCAGGTTGTGATTCAGTCAGTCTGGGCTTCATTCAGCAACTTTCCACTCAAATAAGAATATAAGggcagacaatagtttaaaagtaaagagcactcaagacaagaatgcAATGCAACACATATTTACTAAAGGAGTACATAAGGTTAAAGGAACaagtttataatgtaaaaataaattgatacattgcAAGCCTAGGAATGCCTGCCTCCTCCAGCTGCAGCTGGATATGAGATTAGAAAGCCCCCTCCTGTTTAAATTATAGAGTATTTATAGAAGCTTGATATAGGATATGTTCAATTAAATCAATCTGTTTTTAAGTTTGAACCATGGGTGAGTCAAAAACAACAAAGAAGGGTATTcacagcattatcagagattcaaacttagCCTTGAATGTATGCAAAACTTTACTGAatatatttctactaattaagctatgacttctgtaggAGCAATATAACACTTGTTTTACTtatgtaaaaactaaaaattagaagagagattACTATTGCTTATATTGACCTTAGTGTAGTtttttcattctataattagACTAGTCATTACATCATCTTATGTCCCTCACTTCCTCCTTTTCTACTTGGGCCTATTTAGCTTCTCCCTCAGTACAGTCTTCTAATATAGGAcctgaaggatatgaatcatctttCCCAGTTATTATATTAAGGCCTCTACACTTTCTATCATTttgaaattgtacttgagtattttggggtaaaagttctgttaaatatgcttctatatcagaaggagtaactggttcttcactatcagaacagaaggcATCAAGTGGGATATGAGAGCAGCAAGGCTCCTCAGCTATTGGATCCTTACAGAGAGAGGAGTCAGAgtcttcattttcagattcctcaCTAGAAATATAATCCTGCCACAGTTGCAGTCctcaaaaagaagaaatccaGCAATCTCTGAGGATTGGGAGAATTATATTTCCAGAGTTTCCATGACAATACTCAGGATTTCTTGTTctcatcaacaacaaaaacacataaTATACTAAGGAACAGGAAAAGaaggcccattcaaaggaacaaaataactgATGAAAACCATCCGTGGGGAAGGTCAGATATTGAATTACCAGACAAAGACTGTTTAAAAACTGTCTTAGATATActcagagagctaaaggaaaccataggaaaaaaacaaaaaacccacaactatatgaaatcaggaaaactgtatatgaacaaaatgagaatttcaataaagaagtagaaattataaaaagggacCCATGCAAATTCTGGATCTGAAAAGTActttaattgaaatgaaaaactcacaaTAGGGGTACAGtgacagatttgaacaggcagaagaaaggatcagcaaagtTGAAGATCAGACCGGACCATGGAAATCATACAGtgtgaagagcagaaagaaaaagaattcagagaAGTGAACAGGACCTGAAGGACCTATGGGACacatcaagtgtaccaacatatgTATCACAtgagtcccagaaagaaaagagagtgaaagggggagaaaaattatttgaagaactaatggccccaaatttcccaaattGGATTAAAGGAATATACCCATCCAAGAATCTCAaagaactccaagtaggataaactcaaaagAGATCAACACCAAAACACATTAGAGTTCAATTCCCTAAACCCAAAGATAACTGCTCTGTTCTAGATGGCAGAATGGGATGATTCAGGACTCtatcccccacagaagctttgaataaacagcaagaactggcagaaacacctttctctaggctctagaaaacagttaaatggcTGCAGTCATAGGGCGAGTGCTAAACCAGGAAGAAAGCCACTTAAAAGTGGGAGATTGAGGATGcggggcaaaatggcagcatagggaggtgtggaatttagttagtcccctggagcaactagtgaatagccaggaacaactagtaaatagtcaggaacaactGTTTGAGGTGCACCCATGACTAGACACACAGTGTACAAcagtctagaatgggtggaacagctgagatcgcagtaTAGAACTGTAAGGAAAGCAGAGCTGGTGcctctcccccactggcacagcaggctgagttggaacatttccctgtgggaaaaagaaacagtctacTAGAAGCAAGGGAAgttagctcaaccaagctccaactgcagttttaatcaatgaatttggactattgaatacaagctaagagcacagataaacctggagcaagcaggaaaggaaccctgaggtctctcctggcagagaggaggtggggctgatgaaaaaaaaatgaaaacagagtctttggagtcagctgagctcagaatactggaaaacggctgtgtcccaagaaaagaggcacatagaactgggtaacAACTCAGGTCAACTAGTGAAACTGGGGGtctgggggctggctctgaaaagggatctatttctttctcctttttttttctcattctaaatagctcattggaaaaagcctcaggcattttcaatttttgGGTGCTGACCAAGGCATGGGTGGAGGTAAGATGGTCGGGGGGGATGAAGGAAGGGGTAAGGTGTAGGAGatattccctaaagggcttatcttccctaagagaagggggctgggggctgggcccagctcaggtggctgccctccctccaggatttcagaccccagggcttggggaaaagaaaaaaccaGAGACAACTTaggcttggcttctgactcactcTTGGCCCCTGGCAGGgatagggtctgctgagaattgaATGCACCACACATCTTTACGTTAGtgtggagctgcaggctgacaaatgccacctgctgggcaggataggaaaagcacagcatctagaggcttcacaggaaaccCTGACAACTTGCTGCGTCTTATTCTCAGAGAAACTTGATATTGattataccctcctcctgagacctgggcctgactggtcttggaaaacctgattggtgtaaattaaggaaaccagatgcctagacaacaaaaaattacaagtcacactaggaaaaacgaagatatggtccagtaaaaggaacaaacttacacttcaagtgagatacaggagttgaaacaactaactaaagatgttcaaacaaatatgctaaatcaattcaaaaatcaaatcaatgagttgaaggaagatatggcaaaagagatgaaggatataaagaagacattgggcaaacctaaggaagaacttgaaagattgaaaaacaaattagcagaacttatgggaatgaaaggtacaaaagaaaagatggaaaacacaatggagacaaacaacagcagatttgatgaagtagaagaaaggattcatgaactagaggttggacatctgaaatcctacacacaaaagaacagataagggaaaaaatgggaaaatatgagcaaggtctcagggaattgaatgaccacatgaagtgcatgaatatacttctcatgggtgtcccagaaggagaagagaagggaaagggtgaagaaaaaataatggaggaaataaccactggaaatttcccatctcttatgaaagacataaaattatagacccaAGAAGCatgtgtaccccaaacagaatagatctgaatagagcTACTCCAAgtcacttattaatcagattatcaaatgtcaaagacaaagaattctgaaagcagcaagagaaaagtgacccatcacatacaagggaagctcaataagacaatAAGACtaggtgcagatttctcagtagaaaccatggaagtgagaaggcagtggtatgatatatttaagatactgaaaaagaaaaactgccaaccaagaattctatatctggcaaaactggttttcaaaaatgagagacagtttaaaatattttaagacaaacagacaccgagagagtttgtgaacaagatacctgctctacaagaaatagtaaagggaggactacaagcagataggaaaaatcgggagagagaggtatggagaagagtgtagaaatgaagactatcagtaagggtaaaaagagagaaaaaaataaaataagatatgacatataaaatccaaaagacaaaatgttagacagtagacattatcttgagtgaaattagccagaaataaaaggatggatATACCGtttggactcactaatatgaacaaacattgttaagtgaactttgagagttgagaacacaagcTATCAGCAGATAGAAacaggttagagatcaggcatttgatgctgaaggagtacagaaggttcaacagaattgattgtatagatccagaaatggatagcataatactgtgtgatgctagcaaaatattgtaagtactctgaacaaagatcagtgtgagtatggttgaaagaggaaatctAGGGGCATgtttgacaccagaaggaaagatagaaaataaagactgagattgtataacttagcaaaacctagagtggtcaatgatggtgattaaatgtacaaatataagaatgtttttaaatgagggaggacaaatgaatgtcaacattgcaaggcgtTGAAAATTGGATTGTGTAGGGGAAAAGTACagtcaatacaaactagagtctatagttaacagtaacattgtaagatgcttccattaactgtaacaaaggcaatatacaaaagctaaatgtctataagagggggctaTAAGTGAGCGATATGGGATTcctgatgttgtctgacttttcactctattttatttttcttcttttatatttttattcttcattttccccttcctcttcctctttctttgcagaagaaatgaaaatgtcctcatatagattgtggtggtaaatgcatacttatgtgattataccaggaatcattgattatttac
This genomic stretch from Choloepus didactylus isolate mChoDid1 chromosome 6, mChoDid1.pri, whole genome shotgun sequence harbors:
- the TMEM216 gene encoding transmembrane protein 216 isoform X6, with the protein product MAPRGEVLEVCKRLSSTPLEILFFLNGWYYATYFLLELFIFLYKGLLLPYPTANLVLDVVMLLLYLGIEVIRLFFDHQLPIYFPLRPGKAGHLEATPKAVSDRYKGKPLPTKDATWY
- the TMEM216 gene encoding transmembrane protein 216 isoform X5 translates to MAPRGEVLEVCKRLSSTPLEILFFLNGWYYATYFLLELFIFLYKGLLLPYPTANLVLDVVMLLLYLGIEVIRLFFGSFFSALPDHQLPIYFPLRPGKAGHLEATPKAVSDRYKGKPLPTKDATWY